The following are from one region of the Pseudorasbora parva isolate DD20220531a chromosome 12, ASM2467924v1, whole genome shotgun sequence genome:
- the dnah9 gene encoding dynein heavy chain 9, axonemal, with amino-acid sequence MAEAGVRVPMDQVKMSAISDERVDFLREQAFTVLRLKTDKWNRFIGLEENQRALLDFLDQGGREYLILFVGPGGTLHAGDEQSSSPWRTKLLCVFKKKKGIISKTTFRTQLWLGEIAAQPMDHAPVLISQVFVSVLGSPLNQFAWPRVVGQDICRHLEHLCSEAVTLRGRAQGRTLLPLPLCVERKDEHQLSSDSCLIDRALLYSIETMVIQWCRLMGSVLQRDSSKLQHQGDNPGPTVELRFWTKQKENLLGIQKQLQNPKVDQVLDILLRIKSSYYASFYDIIQKVNHAVMEAEDIDLHLRTLRRLIAAFEERSFTDLEHLIPALFHTLALIWTHSHFYCCPPRIITLLTEFCNLLIDKASVYLIPEELFKMELEEGMDRVQKAIQVFWTFKRSFLQHRDKLTPNGPYSRPGLTVKPWDFPSELVFHRTDCIMERLRMIEELFASALDFLKLERIELGGSRGKILSEMVYSMNDEFLDSWRTLRESKYDPLDYNNKEFVCDYNRFMEQNRDFDQRLGTVIILAFQHSPGLESAFKLLQIFGTLLERPRVHQLFAPNYSQLLVMFQEEVNLCQRMLDTHREKVCITNNFR; translated from the exons ATGGCTGAGGCAGGTGTGCGTGTTCCTATGGACCAGGTGAAGATGAGCGCCATCTCTGATGAGCGAGTGGACTTCCTAAGGGAACAGGCCTTTACCGTTCTACGACTCAAAACAGACAAATGGAACCGTTTTATTGGATTGGAGGAGAATCAGCGGGCTCTGCTTGACTTCCTGGACCAAGGCGGGCGGGAGTATCTAATTTTGTTTGTGGGACCAGGAGGAACTCTTCATGCAGGAGATGAACAG AGCTCCTCTCCCTGGAGGACCAagcttttgtgtgtttttaaaaaaaagaagggcATCATCTCCAAAACTACCTTTAGAACCCAGCTCTGGCTCGGAGAGATTGCAGCACAACCCATGGACCACGCTCCTGTTCTCATCTCTCAG GTGTTTGTGTCAGTGCTGGGAAGTCCCCTGAATCAGTTCGCCTGGCCCCGGGTGGTCGGTCAAGACATTTGCAGGCACCTTGAGCATCTGTGTAGTGAAGCAGTCACACTGAGAGGGCGAGCACAAGGACGAACACTACTGCCCCTACCACTGTGTGTGGAGAGAAAAGACGAGCACCAGCTCAG ctCGGATTCCTGTCTGATTGACAGGGCGTTACTGTACTCCATTGAGACCATGGTGATCCAGTGGTGTCGACTGATGGGCTCTGTGCTGCAGCGGGACTCGTCTAAGCTCCAGCATCAGGGGGACAACCCAGGCCCCACAGTGGAGCTCCGTTTCTGGACTAAACAGAAAGAAAACTTATTAGGAATCCAGAAACAG CTGCAGAACCCAAAAGTTGATCAGGTGCTGGATATTCTGCTGAGGATCAAGAGCAGTTACTATGCTTCCTTTTATGACATTATTCAAAAAGTCAACCATG CGGTGATGGAGGCAGAGGACATAGACCTACACTTGAGGACCTTACGGCGACTGATAGCTGCATTCGAGGAGCGGAGCTTCACTGATCTGGAGCATCTGATTCCTGCTCTGTttcacacactcgctctcaTCTGGACACACTCTCACTTCTACTGCTGCCCACCACGCATCATCACACTACTCACAGAGTTCTGCAATCTACTCATTGATAAg GCATCTGTGTATCTAATTCCTGAGGAGCTCTTCAAAATGGAGTTAGAGGAGGGTATGGACCGGGTTCAGAAGGCCATCCAGGTGTTTTGGACATTCAAACGCAGTTTCCTGCAGCACAGAGACAAACTGACACCCAATGGACCTTATAGCCGACCAGGACTTACGGTCAAACCTTGGGACTTTCCCTCTGAGCTTGTGTTTCACCGCACTGACTGCATCATGGAGCGACTGCGCATGATTGAG GAGTTATTTGCCTCAGCTCTGGACTTTCTAAAGCTGGAACGGATTGAGCTGGGTGGCTCCAGAGGGAAGATTCTCAGTGAGATGGTGTACAGCATGAATGATGAGTTCCTGGACAGCTGGAGAACTCTGAGAGAGAGCAAATATGATCCACTTGACTACAACAACaag GAGTTTGTGTGTGACTATAACCGATTCATGGAGCAGAACAGAGACTTTGACCAGAGACTGGGAACAGTAATAATCTTGGCCTTCCAACACTCCCCAGGCTTAGAGTCGGCTTTTAAG CTCCTACAGATCTTTGGTACTCTGTTGGAGAGGCCAAGGGTTCACCAGCTTTTTGCTCCAAACTACTCTCAGCTGCTGGTCATGTTCCAGGAGGAGGTCAACCTCTGTCAGCGCATGCTGGACACCCACAGAGAGAAGGTTTGTATTACTAATAATTTcagatag